In the Theobroma cacao cultivar B97-61/B2 chromosome 1, Criollo_cocoa_genome_V2, whole genome shotgun sequence genome, one interval contains:
- the LOC18614394 gene encoding squamosa promoter-binding-like protein 7 gives MENGGSMFMGNRGQTGNSSINLAWDMRGLSPTTATVFDWGGNNNNTTNGLNLYATSTATTAAAAATRAETTASSCNALPEISTAHPLMFLPHHDNATLAHHLNQQHALYTGDGSHMHPDPHLVCLKLGKRHYFEDSTALTERHVAAGFSIGKKGKPYYNNNNLGGGGGGGGGIGPSSSTAVLGPPATVPRCQVEGCHVALVNAKDYHRRHKVCEMHSKAPKVVVLGLEQRFCQQCSRFHVVSEFDDSKRSCRRRLAGHNERRRKSSHHDSASRNSAQDNKLMTGRFPYLSSPTGRALSLLSSRADSWIFSSDLSSRSSAALRELIAENRAAILARQLILDRDWHLHHHAMEDLGDAQPGSSSVAVQQHPSLPEPHGWDRFPVTGAQVTLDLMQASSSAFEMLSVRGKTKEEEEECSELWNSLQGTHVV, from the exons ATGGAAAATGGTGGGAGCATGTTCATGGGGAACCGGGGGCAAACTGGTAATAGCAGCATTAATCTCGCTTGGGATATGCGGGGGCTTAGCCCTACAACTGCTACGGTATTTGATTGGGGAGGCAACAATAATAATACTACTAACGGCTTGAACTTGTACGCCACTAGTACTGCTACTACCGCCGCCGCCGCCGCCACCAGGGCGGAGACTACCGCCTCCTCCTGCAACGCGCTCCCTGAAATAAGTACAGCCCACCCGCTCATGTTTCTTCCTCACCATGACAACGCTACTCTTGCCCACCACTTGAACCAGCAGCACGCTCTTTACACCGGAGACGGGTCTCATATGCACCCTGACCCTCATCTCGTTTGTTTGAAGCTTGGCAAGAGGCACTATTTCGAGGATTCTACAGCTCTGACCGAGCGGCACGTGGCCGCTGGGTTCTCCATTGGAAAGAAAGGTAAACCATactacaataataataatctcgGTGGTGGTGGCGGGGGCGGCGGCGGAATAGGGCCTTCCTCATCGACAGCGGTGCTGGGGCCTCCAGCGACGGTGCCAAGGTGTCAAGTTGAAGGATGCCATGTTGCGCTGGTCAATGCTAAAGACTACCACCGGAGGCATAAAGTTTGTGAGATGCACTCTAAGGCACCCAAGGTGGTGGTGCTAGGATTAGAGCAACGTTTCTGTCAACAGTGTAGCAG GTTTCATGTGGTGTCAGAGTTTGACGACTCGAAGAGGAGTTGCAGGAGGAGATTGGCAGGGCACAATGAGCGTAGAAGAAAGAGCTCCCATCACGATTCTGCTTCCAGGAACTCTGCTCAAG ATAATAAATTGATGACTGGGAGATTTCCATACCTATCGTCGCCGACAGGACGTGCTCTCTCTCTTCTGTCATCCAGGGCTGATTCTTGGATTTTCTCATCTGATCTCTCCTCAAGATCTAGTGCTGCCTTGCGTGAGCTGATTGCAGAAAATCGTGCTGCCATCCTGGCTCGGCAGCTCATACTCGATCGAGACTGGCATTTGCACCACCATGCAATGGAAGACCTAGGAGACGCCCAACCTGGGTCCAGTTCTGTAGCAGTACAGCAGCACCCTTCATTACCTGAGCCTCACGGTTGGGACAGGTTTCCTGTAACCGGTGCCCAAGTTACATTAGACCTCATGCAAGCTTCAAGCTCAGCATTCGAAATGTTGTCTGTGAGGGGGAAAACtaaggaagaggaagaagagtGTTCCGAGTTGTGGAATTCCTTGCAGGGAACACACGTAGtttaa
- the LOC18614396 gene encoding squamosa promoter-binding-like protein 8 codes for MLDYEWGNPSAIILSGEEPNQESDPNRQIFDHYATTTTTQQSFNETLLSHQHSTAFSHQHHFHNPNQAQAQPQTHAHAPLHSLYDPRAYSGTSAYSTPHPSLLSLDPVSGAGGSGCGYFLVPKTEEVSRPVDFTARIGLNLGGRTYFSSAEDDFVNRLYRRSRPGDPSSTNSPRCQAEGCNADLTHAKHYHRRHKVCEFHSKASTVIAAGLTQRFCQQCSRFHLLSEFDNGKRSCRKRLADHNRRRRKSQQQQQQQQPNNQENQKPLLLENGRNSSADNPPRSPPDSGIQSSSSVTVAVSPPRMSLDCFRQRPYNATASSSSSSTLFFSSG; via the exons ATGTTGGACTATGAATGGGGAAACCCGTCAGCAATAATACTATCGGGTGAAGAGCCTAACCAAGAATCCGACCCGAATCGTCAGATTTTCGATCACTATGCCACCACTACCACCACCCAGCAATCTTTCAACGAAACTCTCCTTTCCCATCAACACAGCACTGCCTTTTCTCACCAACACCATTTCCATAACCCTAACCAAGCTCAAGCTCAACCCCAAACCCACGCCCACGCCCCTCTTCACTCCCTATACGACCCACGCGCCTACTCTGGCACGTCGGCTTACTCCACACCCCACCCTTCCTTGCTCTCCCTGGACCCGGTTTCCGGCGCCGGAGGAAGCGGATGCGGTTACTTTCTGGTTCCCAAGACGGAGGAAGTTTCCAGACCTGTTGACTTCACAGCGAGGATTGGTCTCAACTTAGGTGGCCGTACGTATTTTTCCTCCGCCGAGGATGACTTTGTGAACCGGCTTTATCGCAGGTCTAGACCGGGAGATCCTAGTTCGACCAACTCCCCTAGGTGCCAAGCCGAGGGCTGCAATGCCGATCTTACCCACGCCAAGCACTACCATCGCCGCCACAAAGTCTGCGAGTTCCATTCCAAGGCTTCCACAGTCATCGCCGCAGGGTTGACTCAACGATTCTGCCAGCAGTGCAGCAG ATTCCATCTCCTCTCGGAGTTCGACAACGGAAAGCGTAGCTGTCGAAAGAGATTGGCCGATCACAATCGTCGCAGGCGAAAGTctcaacaacaacaacaacaacaacaacccAATAATCAAGAAAACCAGAAGCCCCTCCTGCTCGAAAATGGCCGCAATTCCTCCGCTGATAACCCCCCAA GGTCGCCGCCGGATTCTGGGATTCAGTCTTCTTCTTCAGTGACGGTGGCAGTTTCGCCACCACGGATGTCATTGGATTGTTTCAGGCAAAGACCTTACAATGCAACggcatcttcatcatcatcaagcacACTTTTTTTCTCGAGTGGGTAA
- the LOC18614393 gene encoding metalloendoproteinase 4-MMP, which yields MLLPSTPPLSLLLIFFIHNLPPYMAARPEPEFASNQLTETTPSNYYYYYYYHNRFLNSRRGSHVSGLSEIKKYFHYFGYLTSQDYDVSDDMFDAPLESAVIYYQSKLGLQVTGKLDFDTLSQILAPRCGVPDAGSSPALHATKNYVYFPGKPRWARRIPMTLTYGFSPDYMIRYLSLSDIRKTFKGAFSKWESVIPVRFVETDDYGFADIKIGFYAGDHGDGEPFDGVLGILGHSFSPESGKLHLDAAEMWAVDFQVEKSKVAIDLESVAVHEIGHLLGLAHSPVKGAVMYPSLKPRVKKVDLSLDDIQGVQSLYGTNPNFTFSSSLESDTSANPAVGSRFEPSLWAMSMLLAACFCI from the coding sequence ATGCTTCTACCATCCACTCCCCCTCTCTCCCTTCtcctcatcttcttcatccaCAACTTGCCACCTTACATGGCGGCAAGACCAGAACCCGAATTTGCATCCAACCAACTAACCGAAACAACTCCCAGtaactactactactactactactaccaCAATAGGTTCCTGAATTCCCGAAGAGGCAGCCACGTCAGCGGCTTGTCGGAGATCAAGAAATACTTCCACTATTTCGGTTATCTAACATCGCAAGATTATGACGTATCAGATGACATGTTCGATGCTCCGTTGGAATCGGCTGTCATTTATTACCAATCAAAGCTTGGGCTTCAAGTCACCGGTAAGCTCGATTTCGATACGCTCTCTCAAATTTTAGCTCCAAGATGTGGTGTTCCCGACGCAGGATCATCTCCTGCTTTGCATGCAACAAAAAACTACGTATATTTTCCTGGGAAACCTCGATGGGCACGTCGCATTCCGATGACTCTGACGTATGGATTTTCCCCCGACTATATGATTCGGTACTTGAGCTTATCGGACATAAGAAAAACCTTTAAAGGAGCTTTCTCGAAATGGGAATCAGTTATTCCCGTGAGATTTGTAGAAACAGATGATTATGGGTTTGCTGATATCAAGATAGGGTTTTACGCTGGTGATCATGGTGACGGAGAGCCGTTCGATGGGGTGTTGGGCATCCTAGGCCACTCGTTTTCTCCCGAGAGCGGGAAGCTTCATCTCGATGCGGCTGAGATGTGGGCAGTTGATTTTCAAGTGGAGAAATCGAAGGTAGCCATAGATTTAGAATCTGTAGCTGTTCATGAGATCGGGCATTTGTTAGGGTTAGCTCATAGTCCAGTTAAAGGGGCTGTCATGTACCCAAGCTTGAAACCGAGAGTAAAGAAAGTTGATCTATCGCTTGATGACATACAAGGAGTCCAATCTCTCTACGGAACAAACCCTAATTTCACATTCAGTTCTTCGTTGGAATCTGATACTTCAGCAAACCCCGCCGTTGGTTCGAGATTCGAACCATCTTTATGGGCCATGTCGATGCTCCTGGCAGCTTGCTTCTGCATTTAA
- the LOC18614397 gene encoding uncharacterized protein LOC18614397 isoform X1: MDENMKQFQQGLIELETEAEHLLLARHQLVENDKVRNGNREALTALRKRARTTKTSVPSPFKSMMKNIGDPGSRTLVKEVCATCGNHNSNERTWMMFPGTDVFAKIPFHAAHTILETDQAQLDYEAKKLQSYVKEKSFLISEKGVLADKISPGVLKSLVMLKDKPCD; this comes from the exons ATGGATGAGAACATGAAGCAATTCCAGCAAGGCTTGATTGAGCTTGAAACTGAAGCTGAACATTTACTATTGGCCCGTCATCAG CTGGTTGAGAATGATAAAGTGAGGAATGGGAACAGGGAAGCACTTACTGCACTGAGGAAGAGGGCTCGCACAACAAAAACTAGTGTCCCATCTCCTTTTAAGTCAATGATGAAGAATATTGGGGACCCTGGATCAAGAACTTTGGTAAAGGAGGTTTGTGCAACTTGTGGCAACCATAACTCAAATGAGCGGACATGGATGATGTTCCCAGGAACTGATGTTTTTGCTAAGATCCCGTTTCATGCTGCTCACACTATCTTGGAGACAG ATCAAGCACAATTGGATTATGAAGCTAAGAAACTGCAAAGCTATGTGAAGGAAAAATCTTTTTTGATATCAGAAAAAGGTGTCCTCGCTGACAAGATTAGTCCTGGTGTGCTTAAATCCTTAGTAATGCTAAAAGATAAACCATG TGACTGA
- the LOC18614398 gene encoding malate dehydrogenase, cytoplasmic isoform X2, which yields MDQEHIILLQKILVLLFCVTLFWKIIKYMCGLLNLEKEPVTVLVTGAAGQIGYALVPMIARGVMLGPDQPVILHMLDIEPAAEALNGVKMELIDAAFPLLRGVVATTDVAEACKGVNIAVMVGGFPRKEGMERKDVMSKNVSIYKAQASALEQHAAPDCKVLVVANPANTNALILKEFAPSIPEKNITCLTRLDHNRALGQISERLNVHVGEVKNVIIWGNHSSTQYPDVNHASVITTNGAEKSVKDAIANDDWLKTEFITTVQQRGAAIIKARKLSSALSAASAACDHIRDWVLGTPKGTWVSMGVYSDGSYGIQPGIIYSFPVTCEKGQWSIVQGLKVDEFSREKMDATAKELMEEKSLAYSCLNR from the exons ATGGACCAGGAGCATATCATTTTACTTCAGAAAATCTTGGTTCTTTTGTTTTGCGTTACTTTGTTCTGGAAGATAATTAAGTACATGTGTGGCCTCTTAAACCTGGAAAAGGAGCCTGTGACGGTACTCGTTACTGGTGCTGCAG GGCAAATTGGCTATGCACTAGTTCCAATGATTGCGAGAGGGGTCATGTTAGGCCCTGATCAGCCTGTAATTCTCCACATGCTTGATATTGAACCTGCAGCTGAGGCCCTAAATGGAGTGAAAATGGAACTGATTGATGCTGCCTTTCCTCTTCTCAGGG GTGTTGTTGCTACCACGGATGTTGCTGAAGCCTGTAAAGGTGTCAATATAGCCGTCATGGTTGGCGGATTCCCACGGAAGGAAGGTATGGAGAGGAAGGATGTGATGTCCAAAAATGTATCAATCTACAAGGCTCAAGCTTCAGCCTTAGAGCAGCATGCTGCTCCAGACTGCAAG GTGCTAGTGGTTGCCAATCCAGCAAACACTAACGCACTTATCTTGAAAGAATTTGCACCTTCAATCCCAGAGAAAAACATCACTTGCCTTACCCGTCTTGATCACAACAGAGCATTAGGCCAAATCTCTGAGAGGCTAAATGTTCATGTTGGTGAGGTGAAGAATGTAATCATATGGGGCAATCACTCGTCAACTCAATATCCTGATGTCAATCATGCATCTGTCATAACCACCAATGGTGCAGAGAAGTCTGTTAAAGATGCCATAGCAAATGACGATTG GTTGAAGACCGAGTTCATTACCACTGTGCAGCAGCGGGGCGCAGCCATTATCAAAGCTCGCAAGCTATCAAGTGCGTTGTCTGCCGCAAGTGCTGCTTGCGATCATATTCGTGATTGGGTTCTTGGGACTCCCAAG GGAACATGGGTCTCCATGGGAGTCTACTCTGATGGATCTTATGGAATACAGCCTGGAATTATCTACTCTTTCCCAGTTACATGTGAGAAAGGACAATGGTCAATTGTTCAGG GGCTCAAGGTAGACGAGTTCTCAAGGGAAAAGATGGATGCAACAGCGAAAGAGCTTATGGAGGAGAAATCACTGGCCTACTCTTGCCTTAATCGATGA
- the LOC18614398 gene encoding malate dehydrogenase, cytoplasmic isoform X1 encodes MAKDPVRVLVTGAAGQIGYALVPMIARGVMLGPDQPVILHMLDIEPAAEALNGVKMELIDAAFPLLRGVVATTDVAEACKGVNIAVMVGGFPRKEGMERKDVMSKNVSIYKAQASALEQHAAPDCKVLVVANPANTNALILKEFAPSIPEKNITCLTRLDHNRALGQISERLNVHVGEVKNVIIWGNHSSTQYPDVNHASVITTNGAEKSVKDAIANDDWLKTEFITTVQQRGAAIIKARKLSSALSAASAACDHIRDWVLGTPKGTWVSMGVYSDGSYGIQPGIIYSFPVTCEKGQWSIVQGLKVDEFSREKMDATAKELMEEKSLAYSCLNR; translated from the exons ATGGCGAAGGACCCAGTTAGAGTTTTAGTTACTGGTGCTGCAG GGCAAATTGGCTATGCACTAGTTCCAATGATTGCGAGAGGGGTCATGTTAGGCCCTGATCAGCCTGTAATTCTCCACATGCTTGATATTGAACCTGCAGCTGAGGCCCTAAATGGAGTGAAAATGGAACTGATTGATGCTGCCTTTCCTCTTCTCAGGG GTGTTGTTGCTACCACGGATGTTGCTGAAGCCTGTAAAGGTGTCAATATAGCCGTCATGGTTGGCGGATTCCCACGGAAGGAAGGTATGGAGAGGAAGGATGTGATGTCCAAAAATGTATCAATCTACAAGGCTCAAGCTTCAGCCTTAGAGCAGCATGCTGCTCCAGACTGCAAG GTGCTAGTGGTTGCCAATCCAGCAAACACTAACGCACTTATCTTGAAAGAATTTGCACCTTCAATCCCAGAGAAAAACATCACTTGCCTTACCCGTCTTGATCACAACAGAGCATTAGGCCAAATCTCTGAGAGGCTAAATGTTCATGTTGGTGAGGTGAAGAATGTAATCATATGGGGCAATCACTCGTCAACTCAATATCCTGATGTCAATCATGCATCTGTCATAACCACCAATGGTGCAGAGAAGTCTGTTAAAGATGCCATAGCAAATGACGATTG GTTGAAGACCGAGTTCATTACCACTGTGCAGCAGCGGGGCGCAGCCATTATCAAAGCTCGCAAGCTATCAAGTGCGTTGTCTGCCGCAAGTGCTGCTTGCGATCATATTCGTGATTGGGTTCTTGGGACTCCCAAG GGAACATGGGTCTCCATGGGAGTCTACTCTGATGGATCTTATGGAATACAGCCTGGAATTATCTACTCTTTCCCAGTTACATGTGAGAAAGGACAATGGTCAATTGTTCAGG GGCTCAAGGTAGACGAGTTCTCAAGGGAAAAGATGGATGCAACAGCGAAAGAGCTTATGGAGGAGAAATCACTGGCCTACTCTTGCCTTAATCGATGA
- the LOC18614397 gene encoding uncharacterized protein LOC18614397 isoform X2, with amino-acid sequence MDENMKQFQQGLIELETEAEHLLLARHQLVENDKVRNGNREALTALRKRARTTKTSVPSPFKSMMKNIGDPGSRTLVKEVCATCGNHNSNERTWMMFPGTDVFAKIPFHAAHTILETDQAQLDYEAKKLQSYVKEKSFLISEKGVLADKISPGVLKSLVMLKDKP; translated from the exons ATGGATGAGAACATGAAGCAATTCCAGCAAGGCTTGATTGAGCTTGAAACTGAAGCTGAACATTTACTATTGGCCCGTCATCAG CTGGTTGAGAATGATAAAGTGAGGAATGGGAACAGGGAAGCACTTACTGCACTGAGGAAGAGGGCTCGCACAACAAAAACTAGTGTCCCATCTCCTTTTAAGTCAATGATGAAGAATATTGGGGACCCTGGATCAAGAACTTTGGTAAAGGAGGTTTGTGCAACTTGTGGCAACCATAACTCAAATGAGCGGACATGGATGATGTTCCCAGGAACTGATGTTTTTGCTAAGATCCCGTTTCATGCTGCTCACACTATCTTGGAGACAG ATCAAGCACAATTGGATTATGAAGCTAAGAAACTGCAAAGCTATGTGAAGGAAAAATCTTTTTTGATATCAGAAAAAGGTGTCCTCGCTGACAAGATTAGTCCTGGTGTGCTTAAATCCTTAGTAATGCTAAAAGATAAACCATG A